The sequence CGCCTTGTCCACCTCGCCTGCGAGCACGATCGGCGACATGGTCTTGAAGACCGCCTCGACCACCAGGTAGCCGACGACCGCGGCCAGTGCGGTCGAACCGTCCGCCTTCCTCGCGAACCCGATCGCGACGCCGACGGCGAACAGCAGTGGAAGGTTCGAGAAGAGCGCGTCGCCCGCCGCGCTCATCGCCTTGAAGAAGGGCCCGATGACCGGGGCCTCGATCCTGCCCAGCAGGTCGGGTTGGCCCACGCGCAGGAGGATTCCTGCCGCGGGCAGCACCGCGATCGGGAGCATGAGGCTCTTGCCGAGCCGCTGCAACTGCGCGAACCCCGGGAAGTGCATACCCGACCTATGCTGAGCCGCTTGAGATTTCGCCGTGTCGCTCATCGATCGGTCACCCTTCTACTGCCGCAATGGCTCTGCCGCCGAAGCGCCAGCGGTAGCTTAGACGAGAACACCCGAAGTTGAGACCGTCTTGCCGGCACACTCGTATTGTTTGGGTGGTGAGCAAGACGCTGGTCCAAGCCCCGGTGGCGGGGCGCGCAGTTCGGCTAGAGGACGTGCCCGACCCGGTGTTCTCCCAGGGGATGGTGGGCTACGGCGCGGCGGTCGACCCGCCACGCGGGCTGGTCGAGGCCGTCGCGCCGGTCAGCGGCAAGCTGCTGAGGCTGATGCCGCACGCCTACATCGTGATGACCGCCGACAACGTCGGCATCCTGGTGCACCTGGGACTCGACACGGTCGCTCTGAAGGGGGAGG is a genomic window of Mycobacterium sp. ITM-2016-00318 containing:
- a CDS encoding glucose PTS transporter subunit IIA, encoding MSKTLVQAPVAGRAVRLEDVPDPVFSQGMVGYGAAVDPPRGLVEAVAPVSGKLLRLMPHAYIVMTADNVGILVHLGLDTVALKGEGFTAHAAQGDDVTAGQVIITYDVPAIEAKGLNPIVPVVVMDERDSGNVVPSDAVTAGSDIASGADLFLAAK